A genomic region of Lachnoclostridium edouardi contains the following coding sequences:
- a CDS encoding tripartite tricarboxylate transporter TctB family protein — translation MKKIGLSQIFPLCTGLLAGVFLYLGIVKLGFWDEVKGPMGGFYPSLVSGILLVMSIAAFSQSWKETGEELKKEEGLAALAAAGILAASYVIGMLAAVFLYLILWMKGVEKAGWKQTLTLTITVGGAVWLIFSVWLGIQFPAGLLKGFMG, via the coding sequence ATGAAAAAAATTGGTTTGAGCCAAATCTTTCCCTTATGTACTGGTTTACTGGCAGGAGTATTTCTTTATTTAGGAATAGTAAAGCTGGGGTTCTGGGATGAGGTAAAAGGGCCTATGGGGGGATTTTATCCTTCTCTTGTTTCAGGAATTTTGTTAGTAATGAGTATTGCTGCATTTTCTCAATCGTGGAAAGAGACAGGGGAAGAGCTGAAAAAGGAGGAGGGCCTGGCGGCCTTGGCAGCGGCGGGAATATTAGCGGCGTCTTATGTTATAGGAATGCTGGCAGCTGTTTTTCTTTATTTGATTCTTTGGATGAAAGGTGTGGAAAAGGCAGGGTGGAAACAAACGCTGACGTTGACAATAACAGTGGGGGGAGCAGTTTGGCTGATTTTTTCAGTATGGCTGGGAATTCAGTTTCCGGCAGGGCTGCTGAAAGGATTTATGGGATAA
- a CDS encoding energy-coupling factor transporter ATPase has product MGIIKAAKLIFDYVKRDEEEQVEEINRAIDNVTLDIKEGDFVAILGHNGSGKSTFAKHINGILMPTEGTVWISGMDTSDENQIWDVRRTAGMVFQNPDNQIIGNVVEEDVGFGPENIGVPTDEIWKRVDESLEAVGMTAYRMKSPNKLSGGQKQRVAIAGVMAMKPKCIILDEPTAMLDPNGRKEVIKTIRELNRKEGITVLLITHYMEEVVDADRVIVMDNGKIVMDNVPREIFSHVKELKGYRLDVPQVTELAYELSEAGLPLKKGILNMDELLEQLIPYMKKELKVSGEYDSKEKEQSGKEAQKWE; this is encoded by the coding sequence ATGGGAATCATAAAAGCAGCCAAACTCATTTTTGACTATGTAAAAAGAGATGAGGAAGAACAGGTCGAGGAAATAAACAGAGCCATTGATAATGTGACTTTAGATATTAAGGAAGGGGACTTTGTGGCTATTTTAGGCCACAATGGCTCTGGAAAGTCTACATTTGCCAAACATATAAACGGTATTCTTATGCCCACAGAAGGAACTGTGTGGATCTCGGGAATGGATACCAGCGATGAAAACCAGATATGGGATGTACGCCGGACTGCAGGAATGGTATTTCAAAACCCGGATAATCAGATTATAGGAAACGTAGTAGAAGAGGACGTAGGGTTTGGACCGGAAAATATAGGGGTGCCTACAGATGAGATTTGGAAGCGGGTAGATGAAAGTCTGGAGGCAGTGGGAATGACTGCTTACAGAATGAAGTCCCCTAATAAGCTGTCCGGCGGTCAAAAGCAAAGAGTGGCTATTGCCGGCGTAATGGCAATGAAGCCGAAATGTATTATTTTGGACGAGCCCACTGCTATGCTGGACCCTAACGGCAGAAAAGAAGTAATCAAAACCATCAGAGAGCTGAACCGGAAAGAGGGCATTACAGTTCTTTTAATTACTCATTATATGGAAGAGGTAGTGGATGCAGACAGAGTTATTGTGATGGACAATGGAAAAATTGTAATGGACAATGTGCCCAGGGAAATTTTTTCTCATGTTAAGGAATTAAAGGGATATCGTCTGGACGTGCCTCAGGTGACAGAGCTGGCATATGAGCTTTCTGAAGCAGGACTGCCGCTGAAAAAAGGGATTCTTAACATGGACGAGCTGCTGGAGCAGCTGATTCCTTACATGAAAAAGGAATTAAAGGTTTCTGGAGAATACGATTCTAAGGAAAAGGAACAGTCCGGAAAAGAGGCGCAGAAATGGGAATAA
- a CDS encoding Bug family tripartite tricarboxylate transporter substrate binding protein: protein MKKLFATAGIIMCLAAAAGCSQSGESQTEKQNTNEGGWAPQKNIEWVVTSSAGGGSDVYTRVIAEIMKDEGMVDQTILINNQTDGGGEVGRLRVSQEKSDGHLLLTFNSGDLVPMVTNTDNRIENFRPIAVMAVDRHLLLKGKKTPYADLKEALEAAKAGEKVTIGGSKGEDYRLYEMFLDVSGLSDKQLTYIMYDATSDAITSLLGGHIDYCISKPASSIQYMESNDVEAEVALAKEPFGGSLGDIPLLSQATGLEDIEAPIWRGVVGPASMPDEAVKFWSDLLGQVSETEAWKMDYIEKNHLTPLYLPAEEAETYMKDYEKTILAQ from the coding sequence ATGAAAAAATTGTTTGCAACAGCAGGAATAATTATGTGCTTGGCGGCAGCAGCCGGATGTTCACAGTCAGGAGAAAGTCAGACGGAGAAACAGAATACTAATGAAGGAGGCTGGGCTCCTCAAAAAAATATAGAGTGGGTAGTGACCTCCAGCGCCGGCGGCGGCAGCGACGTTTACACCAGGGTGATTGCAGAAATTATGAAAGATGAAGGGATGGTAGATCAAACTATTTTAATTAATAATCAGACAGACGGAGGGGGAGAAGTAGGACGTTTAAGGGTAAGCCAGGAGAAAAGCGACGGTCATTTGCTGTTGACCTTTAACAGCGGGGATTTGGTTCCTATGGTGACTAATACAGATAACAGAATAGAAAATTTCAGGCCTATTGCTGTGATGGCTGTGGACAGGCATCTGCTGTTAAAGGGGAAAAAGACGCCTTATGCAGATCTGAAAGAAGCCTTAGAGGCAGCAAAGGCAGGAGAAAAGGTAACCATAGGCGGCTCTAAAGGGGAGGATTACAGATTATATGAAATGTTTTTAGATGTGTCAGGGCTAAGCGATAAGCAGTTGACTTACATTATGTATGACGCCACCTCAGATGCAATTACTTCTTTATTAGGAGGGCATATAGATTACTGCATCTCAAAGCCTGCTTCCAGTATTCAATATATGGAGTCTAATGATGTGGAGGCTGAGGTGGCTTTGGCTAAGGAGCCGTTTGGAGGAAGCTTAGGAGATATTCCTCTTCTTAGTCAGGCAACAGGGCTGGAAGATATTGAGGCGCCTATATGGCGGGGCGTGGTAGGTCCTGCCTCTATGCCTGATGAAGCAGTAAAGTTTTGGAGCGATTTGCTGGGACAGGTTTCTGAGACTGAGGCGTGGAAAATGGATTATATTGAAAAAAATCATCTGACGCCTTTATATTTGCCTGCAGAGGAAGCGGAAACTTATATGAAGGACTATGAAAAAACAATTTTAGCCCAGTAA
- a CDS encoding anaerobic sulfatase maturase: MKHITVMIKPASQRCGLRCKYCFYHDISQKRSAADRGLMSIETAEIIIKKTIKESENSCCFAFQGGEPFLRGLDFYREFVQIVRRCNEKNVFVSYAIQTNGMHINEEWAKFLKDNRFLVGISLDGPAEIHNRFRVDQREKGTYKNVMAACSILNRFQVPFNILCVITAFSARRGMKLYEFYKKQGFSHLQFIPCLEPAGEVRGEHALSSADYGEFLKTIFDLWYQDFQKGKYLSIRHIDNYLSLLAGQPPELCSMKEQCSCQFALEADGSVYPCDFYMADQWMLGNILSCSFQEMAEGETAGQFISQSVIGSQCRECKWGWLCRGGCRRDREQEKNIFCKSYEDFFEYSIQRLESAAAMMYGLR, from the coding sequence ATGAAGCATATTACAGTGATGATAAAGCCGGCATCTCAGCGGTGCGGTTTAAGATGTAAATATTGTTTTTACCACGATATCAGCCAAAAACGCAGTGCTGCAGACAGGGGATTAATGTCCATAGAGACGGCAGAAATCATTATAAAAAAGACCATAAAAGAATCAGAAAACTCCTGCTGCTTTGCATTTCAGGGAGGAGAGCCGTTTTTGCGTGGGCTGGACTTTTACAGGGAATTTGTGCAGATTGTCAGACGCTGTAATGAAAAAAATGTTTTTGTAAGCTATGCGATTCAGACAAACGGTATGCACATTAATGAGGAATGGGCGAAATTTTTAAAAGACAACAGATTTTTAGTAGGAATATCTTTAGACGGACCGGCAGAAATACATAATAGATTTCGGGTGGACCAGAGAGAAAAGGGCACGTACAAAAATGTAATGGCAGCGTGTAGTATTTTAAACAGGTTTCAGGTGCCTTTTAATATACTTTGCGTAATTACTGCCTTTTCTGCCAGAAGGGGAATGAAGCTTTATGAATTTTATAAAAAACAGGGATTTTCCCACCTTCAATTTATTCCTTGTCTGGAACCTGCAGGGGAAGTGCGAGGGGAACATGCCCTCTCCTCTGCAGATTACGGAGAATTTTTAAAAACCATTTTTGATTTGTGGTACCAGGATTTTCAGAAAGGAAAGTATTTAAGTATCAGGCATATAGATAATTACCTTTCCCTTCTGGCCGGTCAGCCTCCGGAGCTGTGTTCTATGAAGGAGCAGTGCAGCTGCCAGTTTGCCCTGGAGGCAGACGGCAGTGTGTACCCCTGTGATTTTTATATGGCAGACCAATGGATGCTGGGAAATATTCTAAGCTGTTCTTTTCAGGAAATGGCTGAGGGAGAAACAGCCGGACAGTTTATTTCCCAGTCAGTAATTGGCAGCCAGTGCAGAGAATGTAAGTGGGGATGGCTCTGCAGAGGAGGCTGCAGACGGGACAGAGAACAGGAAAAAAATATTTTTTGCAAAAGCTATGAAGATTTTTTTGAATATAGTATTCAAAGATTGGAGTCAGCTGCAGCAATGATGTATGGATTAAGGTGA
- a CDS encoding tripartite tricarboxylate transporter permease, with protein MENLNLLLHGFGVALSVENIGAAALGAVLGIIVGAMPGIGSLAGVALLLPLTYKFNPTTAIIMLGALYYSNMFGGAYSAILINIPGDGPAIMTSLDGYPMAQKGKPGQALFTANISSFLGGLIGMIILAFTGPLLARLGLHFGPVEMAALLMVAMTSIGWLMGENPTKGVISTMVGILIACIGMDAVTGNPRYHFGNTYLLESCREPGLLQELLPAMQCRRNLKARSL; from the coding sequence ATGGAAAACTTAAATTTATTGCTCCATGGATTTGGAGTAGCCTTATCTGTGGAAAATATTGGAGCAGCAGCCCTAGGCGCAGTGCTGGGTATTATTGTAGGAGCTATGCCGGGAATCGGAAGCCTGGCGGGAGTGGCATTGCTGCTGCCTCTTACTTATAAATTTAACCCTACTACAGCTATTATTATGCTGGGAGCTCTTTACTATTCTAATATGTTTGGAGGCGCTTACAGCGCGATTTTGATTAATATTCCAGGGGACGGGCCGGCTATTATGACTTCCTTAGACGGCTATCCTATGGCTCAGAAGGGAAAGCCGGGTCAGGCTTTGTTTACAGCCAATATATCCTCATTCTTAGGAGGTCTGATCGGTATGATTATCCTGGCCTTTACAGGGCCGCTGCTGGCCAGACTGGGACTGCACTTTGGGCCTGTAGAAATGGCGGCTCTTTTAATGGTAGCCATGACGTCTATAGGATGGCTTATGGGGGAGAATCCTACAAAAGGAGTAATTTCCACCATGGTTGGAATTTTAATTGCATGTATAGGAATGGACGCTGTAACGGGAAACCCCAGATATCATTTTGGCAATACATATTTATTGGAATCCTGCCGGGAGCCGGGGCTACTACAGGAGCTTTTGCCGGCTATGCAGTGCAGAAGAAATTTAAAAGCCAGGAGCCTTTAG
- the rpsI gene encoding 30S ribosomal protein S9: MANAKFYGTGRRKKSIARVYLVPGTGKITINKRDIDQYLGLETLKLVVRQPLVATETVDKFDVLVNVHGGGFTGQAGAIRHGISRALLQADADYRPVLKKEGFLTRDPRMKERKKYGLKAARRAPQFSKR, translated from the coding sequence ATGGCTAACGCAAAATTCTACGGAACAGGAAGAAGAAAAAAATCTATCGCTAGAGTATACTTAGTGCCAGGCACAGGTAAAATCACAATCAATAAGAGAGATATCGACCAGTATCTTGGTCTTGAAACATTAAAATTAGTTGTTCGTCAGCCACTGGTAGCTACTGAGACAGTTGACAAATTTGACGTATTAGTAAACGTACATGGCGGCGGTTTCACTGGCCAGGCCGGAGCAATCAGACATGGTATTTCCAGAGCTCTGCTTCAGGCAGACGCTGATTACAGACCAGTTCTGAAAAAAGAAGGTTTCTTAACAAGAGACCCAAGAATGAAAGAAAGAAAGAAATACGGTCTCAAAGCGGCTCGTCGCGCTCCGCAGTTCAGCAAGAGATAA
- a CDS encoding HD domain-containing protein, with the protein MKEKKQENITYEQIRKNQEINILIEQGNQVLGKLGYTEHSGKHAAKVAETAGEILKKLGCSKHHIYLSKIAGYMHDIGNAINRHDHAHSGAILAYEILKKLELPLEDAAIIASAIGNHDESTGTAVDVVSAALILADKTDVRRNRVRNQVIASFDAHDRVNYAALSSKLSVNAEKMVIQMDLELDDTMCSVMDYFEIFLQRMIMCRRAAEVLGCKFKLTANGSKLT; encoded by the coding sequence GTGAAAGAGAAAAAGCAAGAAAACATCACATATGAACAAATCAGAAAAAATCAGGAGATTAATATTTTAATTGAACAGGGAAATCAAGTTTTAGGAAAATTAGGCTATACAGAACACTCTGGAAAACATGCCGCAAAGGTAGCTGAGACAGCAGGAGAAATTTTGAAAAAATTAGGCTGTAGTAAGCATCATATATATTTAAGTAAAATTGCCGGATATATGCACGACATTGGCAACGCGATTAACAGACACGACCACGCCCACAGCGGAGCAATTTTGGCCTACGAAATTTTAAAAAAGCTGGAGCTGCCTTTAGAAGATGCAGCTATAATAGCTTCAGCCATAGGAAATCACGACGAAAGCACTGGAACCGCGGTAGACGTGGTATCAGCTGCTCTCATACTGGCAGATAAAACAGACGTACGCAGAAATCGGGTGCGAAATCAGGTCATTGCCAGCTTTGACGCCCACGACCGGGTCAATTATGCCGCTCTCTCCTCTAAGCTTTCTGTAAATGCTGAAAAAATGGTAATTCAAATGGATTTGGAACTGGACGATACAATGTGTTCCGTAATGGATTATTTTGAAATCTTTCTCCAAAGAATGATTATGTGCCGGAGAGCAGCAGAAGTATTAGGCTGTAAATTTAAGCTGACAGCCAACGGAAGTAAATTAACTTAA
- the rplM gene encoding 50S ribosomal protein L13, translating into MKSFMASPATIDRKWYVVDAAGCTLGRLSSEVAKVLRGKNKPIFTPHMDCGDYVIVVNADKVVVTGKKLDQKIYYNHSDYVGGMRETTLKEMMAKKPEKVVELAVKGMLPKGPLGRSMMDKLHVYAGPDHEQAAQKPEVLTF; encoded by the coding sequence ATGAAAAGTTTTATGGCTAGTCCAGCGACTATTGATAGAAAATGGTACGTAGTTGATGCTGCGGGATGTACTTTAGGACGTTTGTCTTCTGAAGTTGCTAAGGTTTTAAGAGGTAAAAATAAACCAATTTTCACACCTCATATGGATTGTGGAGATTATGTAATCGTTGTAAATGCAGATAAAGTTGTTGTAACAGGTAAAAAGTTAGATCAGAAGATTTACTATAATCACTCCGATTATGTTGGAGGAATGAGAGAGACTACTTTAAAAGAAATGATGGCTAAAAAGCCTGAGAAGGTAGTTGAGTTAGCAGTTAAGGGAATGCTTCCAAAGGGACCTTTAGGAAGAAGCATGATGGACAAACTTCACGTTTATGCAGGCCCAGATCACGAGCAGGCTGCACAGAAGCCAGAAGTTTTAACATTTTAA
- a CDS encoding energy-coupling factor transporter transmembrane component T family protein, whose product MLREITLGQYYPVDSVVHRLDPRTKLAGTMIFIISLFCAQSFWTYLIATVFLAGCIKLSKVPFRFMVRGLKAIFILLLISVSFNLFLTAGEPVWQWGFLKITKEGLILAGLMALRLIYLVVGSSVMTLTTTPNQLTDGLEKSLGFLKKIGVPVHEISMMMSIALRFIPILVEETDKIMKAQMARGADFESGNLIKKAKSMVPLLVPLFISAFRRANDLAMAMEARCYRGGEGRTKMKPLKYEKRDRLAYVILLVYFAAVLAVDFLL is encoded by the coding sequence ATGCTGAGAGAAATTACTTTAGGACAATATTATCCTGTGGATTCTGTGGTTCACAGACTGGACCCCAGAACTAAGCTGGCGGGAACAATGATTTTTATTATATCCTTGTTTTGCGCTCAGTCTTTTTGGACATATTTAATCGCCACAGTTTTTCTGGCTGGCTGTATAAAACTGTCAAAAGTGCCGTTTCGGTTTATGGTAAGAGGGTTAAAGGCAATTTTTATCTTGCTGCTGATCAGCGTCAGCTTTAACCTGTTTCTCACTGCCGGTGAACCTGTATGGCAGTGGGGTTTTTTAAAGATTACAAAAGAAGGATTAATTTTAGCCGGACTTATGGCTTTGCGCCTGATTTATTTAGTAGTAGGTTCCTCTGTTATGACATTGACCACAACCCCTAATCAGCTGACAGACGGTCTGGAGAAAAGTCTGGGATTTTTGAAAAAAATAGGAGTGCCTGTCCATGAGATTTCTATGATGATGTCTATTGCTTTAAGATTTATTCCTATATTAGTGGAAGAAACAGACAAGATTATGAAAGCTCAAATGGCCAGGGGAGCGGATTTTGAGTCTGGCAATCTAATTAAAAAGGCTAAAAGCATGGTTCCTCTTTTAGTTCCCCTTTTTATCTCAGCTTTCCGCCGCGCCAACGACCTGGCTATGGCTATGGAGGCCAGATGCTACAGGGGTGGGGAGGGCAGGACAAAGATGAAGCCTTTAAAATATGAAAAAAGAGACAGGCTGGCATATGTAATCCTGCTGGTTTATTTTGCAGCAGTGCTGGCTGTAGATTTTCTTTTATAA
- a CDS encoding energy-coupling factor transporter ATPase, with the protein MGIKVVHLNHIYGKDTAFSQYALKDVNLEIEDGQFIGLIGHTGSGKSTLIQHLNGLLKADSGEIYFNGENIYQDGYNMKQLRGKVGLVFQYPEHQLFEIDVFSDVCFGPKNQGLSQEEAEARAREALEIVGLEESFYKQSPFELSGGQKRRVAIAGVLAMKPEVLILDEPTAGLDPKGRDEILDRIAELHKKKHMTIILVSHSMEDMARYADRIIVMNQGEKAFDGSPREVFSHYKELEKMGLAAPQITYIVHALKEAGIPIRDDLITVEEARTAILALLGK; encoded by the coding sequence ATGGGAATAAAGGTAGTGCACTTAAATCACATTTACGGGAAAGACACAGCTTTTTCCCAGTATGCTTTAAAGGATGTGAATCTGGAAATAGAGGACGGACAGTTTATAGGCCTGATCGGCCACACAGGCTCTGGAAAATCTACGCTGATTCAGCATTTAAACGGACTTTTAAAAGCTGACAGCGGCGAGATTTATTTTAACGGGGAAAATATTTACCAGGACGGATATAATATGAAGCAGCTGAGAGGGAAGGTAGGCCTGGTGTTTCAGTATCCTGAGCATCAGCTGTTTGAAATTGACGTATTTTCTGATGTGTGTTTTGGTCCAAAGAACCAGGGCTTATCCCAGGAGGAGGCAGAAGCCAGAGCCAGGGAGGCTTTGGAGATTGTAGGGTTAGAAGAAAGCTTTTATAAACAGTCTCCTTTTGAGCTGTCAGGAGGTCAGAAGCGGAGAGTGGCTATTGCAGGGGTGCTGGCTATGAAACCGGAAGTGCTGATTTTAGACGAGCCTACTGCAGGTCTGGACCCTAAAGGGAGGGACGAGATTTTAGACAGAATTGCAGAACTGCACAAAAAGAAGCATATGACAATTATTTTAGTATCTCACAGCATGGAGGATATGGCAAGGTATGCAGACAGGATTATTGTGATGAATCAGGGGGAAAAGGCCTTTGACGGTTCTCCCAGAGAGGTTTTTAGCCATTATAAAGAGCTGGAGAAAATGGGACTGGCCGCCCCTCAGATCACATATATTGTACATGCTTTGAAAGAGGCGGGAATACCTATCCGCGACGACTTAATTACTGTGGAGGAGGCCAGAACAGCAATTTTGGCTCTTCTGGGAAAATAG
- a CDS encoding PBECR4 domain-containing protein, which yields MKEFWLLQNSFLILGDKMYSAVELKELTVKPRINDITLNVLREYYEMFLCPFIYTYTVKSKNNQRTISVRFNSYNFCHLLGIESIAKPAVRLSELHNYRGEDGWNNIKDGIVDIRHLKQLNRRQFQNVKAKYVYFYLMPSLLESPLAVNYDKSKVMPPTRIDCEILFYSTYDNAVIHLGLEKVEREEYYIPRTFFVEKLGKEGDKDIYIDNQEEITVIKESKIIML from the coding sequence ATGAAAGAGTTCTGGTTGTTACAGAACTCTTTCTTGATTTTGGGGGATAAAATGTACAGCGCAGTTGAATTAAAAGAACTTACAGTAAAACCTAGGATAAATGATATAACTTTGAATGTTCTAAGAGAATACTACGAGATGTTTTTGTGCCCGTTTATTTATACTTATACTGTTAAAAGTAAGAATAATCAAAGAACAATTTCGGTACGGTTTAATAGTTATAATTTCTGTCATTTACTAGGAATAGAATCTATCGCAAAGCCAGCAGTTAGACTTTCAGAATTACATAATTACCGCGGCGAAGATGGGTGGAACAATATAAAAGATGGTATCGTCGACATTAGACATTTAAAACAGTTAAACAGAAGACAATTTCAAAATGTGAAAGCAAAGTATGTATATTTTTATTTGATGCCTTCTTTGCTGGAATCGCCTCTGGCAGTAAATTATGATAAAAGTAAAGTGATGCCACCGACTCGAATAGATTGTGAAATTTTATTTTACAGTACATATGATAATGCAGTAATTCATTTGGGATTAGAAAAAGTTGAACGAGAGGAGTACTACATTCCACGAACCTTCTTTGTGGAAAAGTTGGGCAAGGAAGGAGACAAAGATATTTACATTGATAATCAGGAAGAAATTACAGTCATAAAGGAAAGTAAAATAATTATGTTGTAG
- a CDS encoding sulfite exporter TauE/SafE family protein, whose translation MERIVLFLVSFLASSLGSAVGVGGGIIIKPVLDALSIFPAETISFLSGTTVCAMSGFSLFCMRKEENCAKKKTTIFLAAGAVLGGIAGKRIMDLALCWFSGWGPGNSDNMLVLPQSCLQLAVNTAVFLYIRKKSQIQSVNIKSLMVCLGLGLGMGLISSFLGIGGGAYNVAVLYYFFSMNSREAGRNSLYIIFCSQLASAAGFIFCKNIPEYPPAVLGLLIAGALSGGYLGSKAAGRLSHKKLEQVFSGFMVLIILLNLYNMIHFSFSV comes from the coding sequence GTGGAAAGAATAGTACTGTTTCTAGTTAGTTTTCTGGCCAGCTCCTTAGGCTCAGCCGTGGGAGTGGGAGGAGGAATCATTATAAAGCCTGTTCTGGACGCCCTAAGTATATTTCCGGCAGAAACCATTAGCTTTTTATCCGGAACAACAGTATGCGCCATGTCCGGCTTTTCTCTTTTTTGTATGAGAAAGGAGGAAAACTGTGCCAAGAAGAAAACCACAATTTTTCTGGCAGCAGGAGCAGTGCTAGGCGGAATTGCAGGAAAAAGAATTATGGACCTGGCCCTATGCTGGTTTTCCGGTTGGGGGCCGGGAAACAGTGATAATATGTTGGTGCTGCCCCAGTCATGTTTACAGCTGGCAGTAAATACTGCCGTTTTTTTGTATATAAGGAAAAAATCTCAGATACAATCTGTAAATATTAAAAGTTTAATGGTTTGCCTGGGACTGGGATTAGGTATGGGGCTGATATCTTCCTTTTTAGGAATAGGAGGAGGAGCATATAATGTAGCCGTTTTATATTATTTCTTTTCCATGAATTCCAGAGAAGCAGGGAGAAACTCATTGTATATTATTTTTTGCTCTCAGCTTGCATCTGCAGCCGGTTTTATTTTTTGCAAAAATATTCCGGAATATCCCCCTGCTGTTTTAGGACTTTTAATAGCAGGGGCTTTAAGCGGAGGTTATTTGGGAAGCAAAGCCGCCGGAAGGCTGTCCCATAAAAAATTGGAACAGGTATTTTCAGGATTTATGGTATTAATTATTTTATTAAATTTATATAATATGATTCATTTTAGTTTCAGTGTGTAG